A DNA window from Candidatus Beckwithbacteria bacterium contains the following coding sequences:
- a CDS encoding D-alanyl-D-alanine carboxypeptidase, translated as MPKIKQLRKFFQKLFKAKIRLIATVGLVLFFFTIPSRLIYSFPPLEPKHPPSREIDLQIPEPDLYPINVTDEAAPYFSARSAIAVDVDSKAVIYMKNPDEKLLPASTTKMVTALVALDNYQLDQVASISSPLREGQIMELYEGEQITVNNLLHGLLVYSGNDAAYALAELDPNGVDGYVAKMNQKVIDLGLKETHFTNPTGLDNGNHYSSVHDLALIGAELMSKPELAQIVQIQNEVVTDTSGEITHELTTINELLGQVEGLKGIKTGWTDAAGECLVSYTERDGHKVITAVLGSYDRFGETRSLIEWVFGNHEWKKVTLPKEINP; from the coding sequence ATGCCCAAAATCAAACAACTCAGAAAATTTTTCCAAAAACTGTTTAAAGCTAAAATTAGACTAATTGCCACAGTTGGGCTAGTATTATTTTTTTTCACTATTCCTTCTCGACTAATCTACTCTTTTCCACCGCTAGAACCCAAACACCCACCCAGTAGAGAGATTGATCTACAAATCCCGGAACCAGATCTATATCCAATCAATGTTACTGACGAAGCAGCCCCATATTTTTCAGCTCGCTCAGCTATAGCAGTTGATGTGGATAGCAAAGCGGTTATCTATATGAAAAATCCTGATGAAAAACTTTTACCAGCCTCAACTACTAAAATGGTTACAGCCCTGGTTGCTCTAGATAATTACCAACTTGATCAAGTTGCTAGCATTAGCTCACCACTACGGGAAGGTCAAATTATGGAGCTGTATGAAGGTGAGCAAATCACGGTCAATAATTTACTGCACGGTTTATTGGTCTATTCGGGCAACGATGCTGCTTATGCACTAGCTGAGCTTGATCCCAATGGGGTTGATGGATATGTCGCTAAAATGAATCAAAAGGTTATAGATTTAGGTTTAAAAGAAACTCATTTTACCAACCCAACTGGTCTTGATAATGGTAATCATTATTCCAGTGTTCACGACTTGGCATTAATTGGCGCTGAGCTAATGAGCAAACCGGAGTTGGCTCAAATTGTCCAAATTCAAAATGAAGTTGTTACTGATACTTCCGGAGAAATAACTCACGAACTAACTACAATCAATGAGCTTCTGGGTCAAGTTGAGGGGCTTAAAGGCATAAAAACTGGCTGGACTGATGCAGCCGGGGAATGCTTAGTTTCCTATACTGAACGAGATGGTCATAAAGTTATCACTGCCGTTTTGGGTAGCTATGACCGCTTTGGCGAAACTCGAAGTTTAATCGAATGGGTTTTTGGCAATCATGAATGGAAGAAAGTAACGTTGCCAAAAGAGATTAATCCTTAG
- a CDS encoding DUF4340 domain-containing protein has protein sequence MNSKTLVQLVLVLLIGIAAIFGRNLWQNYRAHQPNNYLQYVQGFDKDNPIYINLAQQGQSLTFIKKDGSWQVASKSADLAKVDELVASFLPTTSPIIVGESQQLQENFSLTKDTAKVVTLKDGSGKTLTIWIGNSTGTETTVRIPDQTTIYGLRNLPTISFDPHQWFNLDVVDIDSKDIKNLTFSSANGSFEADQIEDGKWQFKDDQESKINNDGLNTFVMKLNPLVSENLVLEPELQEYTFGNPIFSLAIGKSNGETVSLDFYDVGEETYLLKRSIDNQYFSLSSYSADELNKTKDSFVMVE, from the coding sequence ATGAATTCAAAAACTTTAGTGCAACTAGTTCTAGTTTTACTGATTGGCATTGCTGCTATTTTTGGCCGAAATTTATGGCAAAACTATCGCGCTCATCAACCAAATAACTATTTACAATATGTTCAAGGTTTTGATAAAGACAACCCTATCTATATTAATTTAGCTCAGCAAGGTCAAAGTCTAACGTTTATTAAAAAAGACGGTAGTTGGCAGGTAGCTAGCAAATCAGCGGATTTAGCTAAAGTTGATGAATTGGTTGCCAGCTTTTTACCTACAACTTCGCCAATCATAGTTGGTGAGTCGCAGCAGTTGCAAGAAAATTTTTCTCTGACTAAAGATACAGCCAAAGTTGTAACGCTAAAAGATGGTTCAGGGAAAACCTTGACGATTTGGATTGGTAACTCTACGGGCACAGAAACCACAGTTAGAATTCCAGATCAAACTACTATTTATGGTTTGCGAAACTTACCTACTATTAGTTTTGATCCTCATCAATGGTTTAATCTTGATGTGGTTGATATTGACAGTAAAGATATTAAAAACCTAACCTTTTCTAGCGCTAATGGTAGTTTTGAAGCTGATCAAATAGAAGATGGTAAATGGCAATTTAAAGACGATCAAGAAAGTAAGATTAACAATGATGGTTTAAATACTTTTGTGATGAAACTTAATCCACTAGTGTCTGAAAATCTTGTTTTGGAGCCGGAACTACAAGAATACACTTTTGGAAACCCAATCTTTAGTTTGGCTATTGGTAAAAGCAATGGCGAAACAGTTTCTTTAGACTTTTATGATGTTGGTGAAGAAACATATCTACTCAAGCGATCTATAGATAATCAATACTTTAGTTTATCTAGTTACAGTGCTGATGAACTCAATAAAACTAAAGATAGTTTTGTAATGGTGGAGTAA
- a CDS encoding ABC transporter permease subunit translates to MLNAKPIISIAKKELLSFFNSSMGYILIAPFLLITFFLYFRSAFLANQASLRPYFDFLPFALLLFAPVIAMRTFAQEQKNKTLELLYAHPVTELEIVLGKFLGSLGFFAVMLATTISMPITTFIFSNPDPGVVIAQYLGALFVGGAFLAIGIAASSLTSSQVSSFLLAAAINFVFILIGFDFVLLSLPQFIAPFITQLAILPHMENIGRGVLDLRDLLYFISLTGAFLMIAVIRLSQRKTTENLAKRSQLNLGLGLIIGIAIVANVLMYSYPIRLDLTFNRLFTLSKGTKQTLNQLPDIVNVTLYVSKNLPGPVQSNVQKVKDVLTDYSRLSQGKVKVTIKYPDTNKEDKDLAVENGIQEIQFNTLGVNAYAVQAGYFGLQISYGDKKETIPFVQDTSDLEYQLTRRIRKMTSTNQSTLAMYTLPQAQPVIDNSIEVLRQNLETQYNLTSISLDQPEATISAQAIMIYGLQEPLSATASAKLKDYLASGGKALLFIENHHIDPSTGSAAPYITGFESILDSYGITLNQDIVYDTALNETISLGGGNGISYLVPYPLWIKAIPADTNFPGLGEVKSVSMAWANSLKLNEIKDVNQFKLLETSPNGGVQSGSYTILPEQFTDETFTGGQAQELVAAAAIKQNSKIVVVGDSDFISDQFMSRDPGNQNFTSAIIDWTAAPDDLASIPRKIGDTPVFTFTKPSQPIIVQYGNLFAPPILVAAFGVWYLRRRRILAKRTYKV, encoded by the coding sequence ATGTTGAATGCAAAACCCATTATTTCTATTGCCAAAAAAGAACTATTGAGTTTTTTCAACTCCAGCATGGGCTATATTTTGATTGCGCCCTTTTTGCTGATTACTTTTTTTCTCTATTTTCGCAGTGCTTTTTTAGCTAACCAAGCTTCACTGAGACCCTACTTTGACTTTTTGCCTTTTGCTTTACTGCTGTTTGCGCCAGTGATTGCTATGCGAACTTTTGCCCAAGAGCAAAAAAACAAAACCTTAGAACTACTCTATGCCCATCCGGTAACCGAATTAGAAATTGTATTGGGTAAATTTTTGGGTTCTCTAGGCTTTTTTGCTGTCATGTTGGCTACAACTATTTCCATGCCCATTACCACTTTTATTTTTTCGAATCCTGATCCTGGGGTGGTAATTGCTCAATATTTAGGAGCTTTATTTGTAGGGGGAGCTTTTTTAGCTATTGGTATTGCGGCTTCATCTTTGACCTCATCTCAGGTTTCTAGTTTCTTGTTGGCAGCTGCTATTAACTTTGTTTTTATTCTCATCGGTTTTGATTTTGTACTATTGTCATTACCGCAATTTATTGCTCCGTTTATCACTCAACTGGCTATTCTGCCTCATATGGAAAATATTGGTCGGGGAGTTTTGGATTTGCGAGATTTACTTTACTTTATTAGCTTAACCGGTGCTTTTTTAATGATAGCGGTGATTAGATTGTCCCAGCGTAAAACTACTGAAAATTTAGCTAAACGTAGCCAACTTAACTTAGGATTAGGTTTAATTATTGGTATTGCTATCGTGGCCAATGTTTTGATGTATTCATATCCAATTCGTTTAGATCTGACTTTTAATCGACTTTTTACCTTGTCTAAGGGGACTAAACAAACGTTAAACCAGTTGCCAGATATTGTGAATGTAACCTTGTATGTATCTAAAAATTTGCCAGGTCCAGTTCAAAGCAATGTCCAAAAAGTTAAAGATGTTTTGACTGACTATAGTCGTTTGAGCCAAGGTAAGGTCAAAGTTACCATTAAATATCCAGACACTAATAAAGAAGATAAAGATTTGGCCGTAGAAAATGGGATCCAGGAAATCCAGTTTAATACTTTGGGAGTAAATGCTTATGCGGTCCAAGCTGGTTACTTTGGATTACAAATCAGCTATGGTGATAAAAAAGAAACCATTCCATTTGTCCAAGATACTTCAGATTTGGAATACCAGCTGACCAGACGGATTAGAAAAATGACAAGTACCAACCAGTCAACCCTAGCTATGTACACACTGCCGCAGGCACAACCTGTTATCGATAATAGTATTGAGGTTTTGCGGCAAAATCTGGAAACCCAATATAATTTGACTAGTATTTCTTTGGATCAGCCTGAAGCCACTATTTCAGCTCAGGCTATCATGATCTATGGTTTGCAAGAACCTTTATCAGCTACGGCTTCCGCTAAGCTTAAAGATTATTTAGCAAGTGGTGGTAAAGCTTTACTTTTTATAGAAAATCACCACATTGATCCTAGTACTGGCTCGGCTGCTCCCTATATCACTGGCTTTGAATCAATCTTAGATAGTTATGGTATTACGCTCAATCAAGATATTGTTTATGATACAGCTTTAAATGAAACGATTTCTTTGGGTGGAGGTAATGGAATTTCTTACTTAGTGCCTTATCCTTTATGGATCAAAGCCATTCCGGCTGATACTAATTTTCCTGGTTTAGGTGAAGTGAAATCAGTGAGTATGGCTTGGGCCAATAGTTTAAAACTAAATGAGATTAAAGATGTTAATCAATTTAAACTTTTAGAAACTAGCCCTAACGGTGGCGTACAAAGCGGCAGCTACACTATTTTGCCAGAGCAATTTACCGACGAAACGTTTACGGGTGGGCAAGCTCAAGAATTGGTGGCCGCGGCCGCAATTAAGCAAAACTCAAAAATAGTAGTGGTTGGAGACAGTGATTTTATTTCTGATCAATTTATGAGTCGAGATCCTGGCAATCAAAACTTTACTTCAGCTATTATAGATTGGACAGCAGCTCCTGATGATTTAGCTAGTATTCCGCGAAAAATTGGTGATACGCCGGTCTTTACTTTTACTAAGCCATCGCAGCCAATCATAGTTCAGTATGGAAACTTATTTGCGCCACCAATTTTGGTAGCTGCTTTTGGGGTTTGGTATTTACGACGAAGAAGAATATTAGCTAAGAGAACGTATAAAGTTTAA
- a CDS encoding ABC transporter ATP-binding protein has protein sequence MIELKQVSKTFDSTTVIKDISLSIQPGEVVGFLGPNGAGKTTTVRMIAGVLPPSKGQVLVNGQDFFSEDVSQHGQVGYLPENNPIYDDMTVEEFLKFWAKIKKITPTDSEQKIKKAVEAAGLRDVFYRPIIELSKGYRQRTGLAQAILAEPEILLLDEPTEGLDPNQRREIHDLIKGIGKKRTVIICSHVLSEITRMCSRIIIINKGQIVADSPTSQLDKLASGQQSYEFVASGKDIKTDLKALPGLDTIEQSKEDVGHRFYLTTSSDEDLRLPIFELAKTKNWKLYELTRRQVDLEDIFTKLTQE, from the coding sequence ATGATTGAACTCAAGCAAGTTTCCAAAACCTTTGATAGTACAACAGTAATTAAGGACATTAGTCTTTCAATTCAGCCAGGTGAAGTGGTAGGTTTTTTGGGTCCCAATGGAGCTGGTAAAACTACAACTGTGCGGATGATTGCTGGAGTGTTGCCACCCAGCAAGGGTCAGGTTTTGGTTAATGGTCAAGATTTTTTTAGTGAAGACGTCAGTCAGCATGGTCAGGTTGGTTATTTACCGGAAAACAATCCAATTTATGACGATATGACTGTAGAAGAGTTTTTAAAATTTTGGGCTAAAATCAAAAAAATCACTCCAACAGATAGTGAACAAAAGATTAAAAAAGCAGTTGAAGCAGCTGGGCTTCGTGACGTTTTTTACCGTCCAATTATTGAGCTTTCCAAAGGATATCGACAACGAACCGGATTAGCTCAGGCGATTTTGGCTGAGCCAGAAATTCTTCTCCTTGATGAACCAACTGAAGGTCTTGATCCCAATCAACGTCGGGAAATTCATGATCTTATTAAAGGAATTGGTAAAAAACGCACCGTGATAATTTGTTCACACGTATTATCTGAAATTACGAGAATGTGCTCGCGCATTATCATTATCAACAAGGGTCAAATTGTAGCTGATTCGCCAACTTCCCAGTTGGATAAACTGGCTTCTGGTCAACAAAGCTATGAATTTGTAGCCAGTGGCAAGGATATAAAAACTGATCTAAAAGCCTTGCCTGGTTTAGATACTATCGAACAAAGTAAAGAAGATGTAGGGCATCGTTTTTATCTCACTACTTCTAGTGATGAAGACCTACGATTACCGATTTTTGAGCTGGCTAAAACCAAAAACTGGAAGCTGTATGAATTGACGAGAAGACAGGTTGATTTGGAGGATATTTTTACGAAGCTAACTCAAGAGTAA
- a CDS encoding FKBP-type peptidyl-prolyl cis-trans isomerase, whose amino-acid sequence MPDLQIDPEDIESPATAEQSQNSEEVQLKKQELTTVDELQGKDLVVGTGTEAVEGSKVTVHYTGTLTNGQKFDSSVDRGEPFSFTIGAGQVIKGWDMGIVGMKVGGKRQLFIPAKLAYGDQGIGSIPPGATLVFEIELLKVE is encoded by the coding sequence ATGCCTGATTTACAAATTGATCCAGAGGATATTGAGTCTCCAGCTACAGCAGAGCAATCTCAAAACTCAGAAGAGGTTCAGCTTAAAAAACAAGAGCTAACCACGGTTGATGAATTGCAAGGCAAAGATTTAGTAGTAGGAACTGGGACTGAAGCAGTTGAAGGTTCTAAAGTTACTGTTCATTACACCGGAACTTTAACCAATGGTCAAAAATTTGATAGTTCTGTGGATCGAGGTGAGCCCTTTAGTTTTACAATTGGAGCTGGTCAAGTGATTAAGGGTTGGGATATGGGTATTGTGGGAATGAAAGTAGGTGGTAAACGGCAATTATTTATCCCAGCTAAACTGGCTTATGGAGATCAAGGGATAGGATCAATTCCACCAGGAGCGACTTTGGTTTTTGAAATAGAACTTTTGAAAGTCGAATAA
- a CDS encoding F0F1 ATP synthase subunit beta: MSPASPNVKTESKDTKNNGKIEHIGRIVSIRGALVDVHFPLHVPDIYNALEVQNKEKLILEAFEHLSNHTVRCLSMLPSSGLSLGLPVRDTGDVLRVPVGESMQGRIVNVFGHPLDELGPIKTTETAPIHVPSPTFDEVKSPTEIIETGIKGIDFLTPFIKGGKIGFFGGAGVGKTQLVTEIIHNTTVKHGTKSVFAGVGERTREGNELFLTLKETNVLENVAIVLGQMNEYPAMRFRTPLTGVTLAEYFRDLTGKEILLFIDNIFRFIQAGAEISTVLGRIPSETGYQSTMNSELGEIQERIVSTPGGAITSVQAVYVPADDFSDPAIQAIFSHLDSVVVLSRKIAQMKIFPAVDALQSSSTLDESVLGSEHYNTLKAALKVLERHKSLQNIIAILGEGELSEAEKITVSRAKKILKFLSQPFYTAEQFTNVPGVYVERGNTVKGVKEILSGKYDDLSDDPFYMIGEIEDAQKRAKEG, encoded by the coding sequence ATGTCACCTGCCTCTCCTAATGTTAAGACAGAATCAAAAGACACAAAAAATAATGGAAAAATCGAACACATTGGTCGAATCGTGTCTATTCGTGGAGCTTTGGTTGATGTCCATTTTCCCCTCCATGTTCCTGATATTTACAATGCTTTAGAAGTTCAAAATAAAGAAAAGCTGATACTTGAGGCATTTGAACATTTATCAAACCATACAGTGCGATGTCTTTCAATGTTACCATCTTCAGGGCTGTCTTTGGGTTTGCCGGTTCGAGATACTGGCGATGTATTGCGAGTACCAGTAGGTGAATCTATGCAAGGTCGGATTGTGAATGTTTTTGGTCATCCACTCGATGAGCTTGGACCCATTAAGACTACCGAAACGGCTCCTATTCATGTACCCAGCCCAACCTTTGATGAAGTTAAAAGCCCGACTGAGATTATTGAAACTGGAATTAAAGGTATTGATTTTTTAACCCCATTTATTAAAGGTGGCAAAATTGGTTTCTTTGGAGGAGCTGGTGTAGGTAAAACCCAGCTAGTGACCGAGATTATTCACAATACTACGGTCAAGCATGGTACTAAATCGGTTTTTGCTGGAGTAGGTGAACGAACCAGGGAAGGTAATGAGCTATTTTTAACTTTAAAAGAAACAAATGTGTTGGAAAATGTAGCAATTGTTTTAGGGCAAATGAATGAATATCCGGCTATGCGGTTTCGAACCCCGTTGACCGGAGTTACTTTAGCTGAATATTTTCGTGATTTAACCGGTAAAGAAATCCTGCTTTTTATTGATAATATTTTCCGATTTATTCAGGCCGGAGCTGAGATTTCCACAGTCTTAGGTCGAATTCCTTCAGAAACTGGTTATCAATCAACTATGAATTCAGAACTGGGTGAAATCCAGGAGCGGATTGTCTCAACGCCTGGAGGAGCTATTACATCTGTTCAGGCTGTGTATGTGCCAGCTGATGATTTTTCAGACCCGGCTATTCAGGCTATCTTTTCTCATCTAGACTCAGTAGTGGTTTTGTCCCGAAAAATTGCTCAGATGAAAATCTTTCCGGCAGTTGATGCCTTGCAATCTAGTTCAACTTTGGATGAAAGCGTTTTGGGAAGTGAACATTACAATACTTTAAAGGCAGCCTTAAAAGTATTGGAGCGGCACAAATCCTTACAAAACATTATTGCTATTTTAGGAGAGGGCGAATTGTCTGAGGCTGAAAAAATTACCGTATCTCGGGCTAAAAAAATCTTAAAATTTTTGAGCCAACCATTTTATACAGCTGAGCAATTTACTAATGTGCCTGGTGTTTATGTGGAACGAGGAAACACGGTCAAAGGGGTTAAGGAAATTTTATCAGGTAAATATGATGACTTGTCTGACGATCCTTTTTATATGATTGGTGAAATTGAAGATGCTCAAAAGCGAGCCAAAGAAGGCTAA
- a CDS encoding glycosyltransferase family 39 protein produces MGFLAIAVLYSTSLFSFYNTWEPRVEATLLAFLVLSWLAYFEWRKKRKFIYLLISALFLGFSMTIKVVAGFAALAMLVIYLYDLFFNTNKKQIVKNLSTSLLAVLVAILVMAPWIFIHLQEHHWQHIHYSDLIWGSDDFIVNRGNLLQRARVKNLDESIFTGIYEDFSRYEGYETGWFGLERFLPKNLAQIPIARYISLPWDVTMLQNRSVLNLHITSLFLVLLPLLLLAWFLFPKTYQKLNMGSKAIIVSLYSITYVLAWVIGGKGGVWYGIGMFAGLSILLALLIDGSRAFPKIHKTIMWLVVINCLFCLLIDLKRYGHSAQLYFATGKLDREQMINATLTNHLAMATVINTDPEIVSGQKYVLMVGGYLHYFIDDYFHRVIADNFLDQFNGLYEASDGNYQAIASYLKKAGIKYIVYNLNTEAKDQTIEKSLVKKNQRFINFAGSELEVINFSKERSLVLFKVK; encoded by the coding sequence GTGGGATTTTTAGCAATAGCTGTTTTATACTCCACTTCTTTATTTAGTTTTTACAATACCTGGGAACCTCGAGTTGAGGCAACTTTATTAGCTTTTCTTGTGCTTTCATGGCTGGCTTATTTTGAGTGGAGAAAAAAGCGAAAATTTATTTATTTACTTATTAGTGCTTTGTTTTTAGGTTTTTCAATGACAATTAAAGTCGTTGCTGGGTTTGCAGCCCTAGCTATGCTGGTTATCTATCTATACGATTTGTTTTTTAATACCAATAAAAAACAAATCGTTAAAAATTTAAGCACTAGTTTGTTGGCAGTTTTGGTAGCTATTTTAGTTATGGCTCCTTGGATTTTTATCCATTTACAAGAACATCACTGGCAACATATCCATTATTCAGATCTTATTTGGGGGAGTGATGACTTTATTGTTAATCGGGGCAATCTTTTACAAAGAGCAAGAGTAAAAAACTTAGATGAGTCTATTTTTACTGGTATCTATGAAGATTTCAGTCGTTATGAAGGCTATGAAACCGGTTGGTTTGGTTTAGAGCGATTTTTACCTAAAAATTTAGCACAAATTCCTATAGCTCGATATATCTCTTTACCTTGGGATGTGACCATGTTGCAAAACCGATCGGTACTTAATTTACATATTACTAGTCTCTTTTTAGTCTTGTTACCACTGCTATTACTAGCTTGGTTTCTTTTTCCTAAAACCTATCAAAAACTTAACATGGGTTCAAAAGCTATCATTGTTAGTTTGTATTCCATTACCTATGTATTGGCTTGGGTAATTGGTGGTAAGGGTGGAGTTTGGTATGGCATTGGTATGTTTGCTGGTCTTTCAATTTTGCTCGCCCTACTTATTGATGGTAGCCGAGCTTTTCCTAAAATCCATAAAACTATTATGTGGCTAGTTGTTATCAACTGCTTATTTTGCTTGTTGATTGATCTAAAACGTTATGGTCATTCAGCCCAACTTTATTTTGCAACTGGCAAACTTGATCGAGAACAAATGATTAATGCAACTTTGACTAATCATTTAGCTATGGCAACTGTCATTAATACTGATCCGGAAATTGTTTCTGGTCAAAAATATGTGCTAATGGTGGGTGGTTACCTGCACTACTTTATTGATGATTATTTTCACCGGGTGATTGCAGATAATTTTTTGGACCAATTTAATGGTTTGTATGAAGCTAGTGATGGAAATTACCAAGCTATTGCTAGTTATCTTAAAAAAGCTGGGATTAAATACATTGTGTACAATTTAAATACCGAAGCTAAAGATCAAACGATAGAAAAAAGTCTGGTCAAAAAAAATCAACGTTTTATTAACTTTGCTGGTTCGGAGCTAGAAGTGATTAATTTCTCCAAAGAACGTAGTCTAGTGCTTTTCAAAGTCAAATAG
- a CDS encoding F0F1 ATP synthase subunit gamma: MAKVNEIKEQQIVVASVGGFANSLQQIATMRMTSLRKAVLASRRFVDEATLILRELKREKQLQFIEELEKIDKKLSQRFGVKRREAIIVVSSYQGLCGSYNTEIIAKLEKILPEHLEADYFVIGSKGQDYFRRQVSKNPNLNYYPYDIPEEVQIEDLKRLISMFVYYDQIYLVYSKYINTATREVVFLELAEPAIETEEDKEKEEENEGKFIFEPDLDDLIESVTAKLRYSLFRQQILDSKLSLYSAQMVAMQTASDNAKDLLKDLQMEYNKARRKQIDKKIQEVQAGRALWAE; encoded by the coding sequence ATGGCTAAAGTCAATGAAATTAAAGAGCAACAAATAGTGGTAGCTTCAGTTGGCGGTTTTGCCAATAGCTTGCAACAAATTGCAACTATGCGGATGACCTCTTTGCGCAAAGCAGTGCTAGCCAGTCGGCGTTTTGTAGATGAAGCTACTTTGATTTTGCGGGAGCTGAAGCGAGAGAAGCAACTTCAATTTATTGAAGAATTAGAAAAGATTGATAAAAAATTAAGTCAACGATTTGGCGTTAAGCGTCGCGAGGCCATTATTGTAGTTAGTTCATATCAGGGGTTATGCGGTTCGTACAATACTGAAATTATTGCTAAATTGGAAAAGATTTTGCCAGAACATCTCGAAGCTGATTACTTCGTTATTGGCTCAAAAGGCCAAGATTATTTTCGTAGACAAGTTAGTAAAAATCCCAATCTCAATTATTATCCATATGATATTCCGGAAGAAGTGCAAATTGAAGATCTAAAGCGTTTAATTAGCATGTTTGTGTATTATGACCAAATCTATCTGGTTTATTCTAAATACATTAATACCGCCACAAGGGAAGTAGTCTTTTTGGAATTAGCAGAACCAGCCATTGAAACTGAGGAAGATAAGGAAAAAGAGGAAGAAAATGAAGGTAAATTTATTTTTGAACCAGATTTAGATGATCTTATTGAAAGTGTGACAGCTAAATTGCGATATTCACTATTCCGTCAGCAAATTTTAGATTCTAAATTATCGCTTTACTCAGCACAAATGGTAGCCATGCAAACTGCTTCAGACAACGCTAAAGACTTGCTCAAAGATTTACAAATGGAGTATAACAAAGCCCGGCGTAAGCAAATTGATAAAAAAATTCAAGAAGTTCAGGCTGGTAGAGCGTTGTGGGCTGAGTAA